A portion of the Halogeometricum sp. S1BR25-6 genome contains these proteins:
- the ndk gene encoding nucleoside-diphosphate kinase: MSHHDERTFVMVKPDGVQRGLVGDIVSRFEERGLKLVAGKFMQIDRDLAEEHYGEHEDKPFFDDLVGFITSGPVFAMVWQGADATRQVRSMVGETDPAESAPGTIRGDYGLDLGRNVIHASDHEDEGSNEREIDLFFDDDELVDYDRVDETWLYEEEDH, from the coding sequence GTGAGCCACCACGACGAGCGCACGTTCGTGATGGTCAAGCCCGACGGCGTCCAGCGCGGACTCGTGGGCGACATCGTCTCCCGCTTCGAGGAGCGCGGCCTGAAACTGGTCGCCGGCAAGTTCATGCAGATCGACCGCGACCTCGCCGAGGAGCACTACGGCGAGCACGAGGACAAGCCGTTCTTCGACGACCTCGTCGGGTTCATCACGTCCGGCCCCGTCTTCGCGATGGTCTGGCAGGGCGCCGACGCGACCCGACAGGTCCGTTCGATGGTCGGTGAGACCGACCCCGCCGAGTCCGCCCCCGGCACCATTCGCGGCGACTACGGACTCGACCTCGGCCGCAACGTCATCCACGCCTCGGACCACGAGGACGAGGGCTCCAACGAGCGAGAGATAGACCTCTTCTTCGACGACGACGAACTCGTCGACTACGACCGCGTCGACGAGACGTGGCTGTACGAAGAAGAGGACCACTGA
- a CDS encoding 50S ribosomal protein L24e, producing the protein MVETRTCDYTGEQIEPGTGTMYVQNDGTILHFKDSKAEKNYFLGREARDLEWTAEGQAASGPAGGDEQ; encoded by the coding sequence ATGGTAGAGACGCGAACCTGCGACTACACGGGTGAACAGATCGAGCCCGGAACGGGCACGATGTACGTCCAGAACGACGGCACCATCCTCCACTTCAAGGACTCGAAGGCCGAGAAGAACTACTTCCTCGGCCGCGAGGCGCGCGACCTGGAGTGGACCGCCGAAGGGCAGGCCGCGAGCGGTCCCGCCGGAGGCGACGAGCAGTGA
- a CDS encoding 30S ribosomal protein S28e has product MSAEETASDSTSAEVIEIVGKTGMHGEAMQVKCRIREGSNQGRIITRNVLGPVREGDVLQLRETQRDADSIGGQ; this is encoded by the coding sequence ATGAGCGCAGAAGAGACCGCCAGCGACTCGACGTCCGCCGAAGTCATCGAGATCGTTGGCAAGACCGGGATGCACGGCGAGGCCATGCAGGTCAAGTGCCGCATCCGCGAGGGCTCGAACCAGGGCCGCATCATCACGCGGAACGTGCTGGGCCCCGTCCGCGAGGGCGACGTCCTCCAGTTGCGCGAAACCCAGCGCGACGCGGACTCCATCGGAGGTCAGTAA
- the rpl7ae gene encoding 50S ribosomal protein L7Ae: MAVYVEFDVPADLAEDALEALEVARDTGTVKKGTNETTKSVERGNAELVLVAEDVSPEEIVMHLPELAEEKGIPYIFIETQDEVGHAAGLEVGSAAAAIVDAGEAQEQVEDIAAKVEELQ; this comes from the coding sequence ATGGCAGTATACGTAGAATTCGACGTCCCAGCCGACCTCGCAGAAGACGCCCTCGAGGCGCTCGAGGTCGCACGAGATACGGGTACAGTGAAGAAAGGTACGAACGAGACGACCAAGTCCGTCGAGCGCGGCAACGCCGAACTCGTCCTCGTCGCCGAGGACGTCTCGCCCGAAGAGATCGTGATGCACCTCCCCGAACTCGCCGAGGAGAAGGGCATCCCGTACATCTTCATCGAGACGCAGGACGAAGTCGGTCACGCGGCCGGTCTCGAAGTCGGCTCCGCCGCCGCCGCCATCGTCGACGCCGGCGAGGCGCAGGAGCAGGTCGAAGACATCGCCGCGAAGGTCGAGGAACTTCAGTAA
- the tmcA gene encoding tRNA(Met) cytidine acetyltransferase TmcA has translation MDIAALARTLRTAARRTNQRRLLVLAGPRDAGLDAAFDAVAGADAPDDEVTFVTAREGFRFERVRPKRAGTLLGTTRTVVVCDAHEEFSPNVVGRLAGVVDGGGLFVLLTPPFDEWFERDGSFEDSLAVPPFSRTDVGGRFRARLVETLRTHPGVAVADLESKTVERDGSDGGSVGGTTVGDGADRRPAPPRDRRFPRAAYEACLTADQSRALSALERLRTPGEAVVVEADRGRGKSSAAGLAAGSLAAAGRDVLVTAPGYGNAREAFVRSAALLSEIGSLDAHDEEAHVVRAVDGGRVRFADPPTAATLPDDPDVVLVDEAAALPVRLLSSFLDAPSVGFFTTVHGYEGAGRGFSVRFRDRLSESDLSATDVRMDDPIRYARGDPVESWSFRALLLDARPAVDPLVADATPESTEYRALSKDELAGDDHLLHEVFGLLVLAHYRTEPDDLARLLDAPNLSVRALTHEGHVVSVALLAREGGLDAETRRSMYEGARVRGNMLPDVFTSQLRDEEAAVPVGYRVVRIATHHAARSTGLGSKLLAEVRAEKSTSDEKVDYLGVGYGATPELLSFWRGNGYGTVHLSTTRNDTSGEYSALMLDPLTDAGTDLRDRHAEWFLGRLSGVLADPLRDADPDVVRAAVRACGAVPPVDLSDREWRVVVGASFGPGMYTTAPDAFRRLALRALNDDDAACTGREERLLVRKVLQGHPWPAVADELGYHSPRNAMKSLGDAYAAVVEQYGADVDAVVSERRRFEE, from the coding sequence ATGGATATCGCGGCTCTCGCCCGTACCCTCCGGACGGCGGCGCGGCGGACGAACCAGCGCCGACTCCTCGTCCTCGCCGGCCCCCGCGACGCCGGCCTCGACGCCGCCTTCGACGCGGTAGCGGGCGCCGACGCGCCCGACGACGAGGTGACGTTCGTCACCGCCCGCGAGGGCTTCCGCTTCGAGCGCGTCCGCCCGAAGCGCGCCGGGACGCTCTTGGGAACCACCAGAACTGTCGTCGTCTGCGACGCCCACGAGGAGTTCTCGCCGAACGTCGTCGGCCGCCTCGCGGGCGTCGTCGACGGCGGCGGCCTGTTCGTCCTCCTGACTCCCCCCTTCGACGAGTGGTTCGAACGGGACGGCTCCTTCGAGGACTCCCTGGCTGTTCCGCCGTTCTCCCGAACCGACGTGGGCGGGCGCTTCCGCGCCCGACTCGTCGAGACGCTCCGGACGCATCCCGGCGTCGCGGTGGCGGACCTCGAATCGAAGACGGTCGAACGCGACGGCTCCGACGGCGGGTCGGTCGGCGGAACGACTGTGGGGGACGGCGCCGACCGCCGACCCGCCCCGCCGCGGGACCGCCGCTTCCCCCGCGCCGCCTACGAGGCCTGCCTGACGGCCGACCAGTCGCGCGCCCTCTCGGCGCTCGAACGGCTCAGGACCCCCGGCGAAGCGGTCGTCGTCGAGGCCGACAGAGGGAGAGGAAAATCCAGCGCCGCCGGCCTCGCCGCCGGGAGTCTCGCCGCCGCGGGACGGGACGTACTGGTGACCGCTCCCGGCTACGGCAACGCCCGCGAGGCGTTCGTTCGGTCCGCGGCGCTTCTCTCGGAGATAGGTTCGCTCGACGCGCACGACGAGGAGGCCCACGTCGTCCGCGCCGTCGACGGCGGCCGGGTGCGCTTCGCGGACCCGCCGACAGCGGCGACGCTCCCCGACGACCCGGACGTCGTCCTCGTCGACGAGGCGGCGGCGCTCCCGGTCCGCCTGCTCTCCTCCTTCCTCGACGCGCCGTCGGTCGGCTTTTTCACCACCGTTCACGGCTACGAGGGCGCGGGTCGGGGGTTCTCCGTGCGCTTCCGCGACCGGTTGTCCGAGAGCGACCTGTCGGCGACGGACGTGCGGATGGACGACCCCATCCGCTACGCCCGCGGCGACCCCGTCGAGTCGTGGTCGTTCCGCGCCCTCCTGTTGGACGCCCGGCCCGCCGTCGACCCCCTCGTCGCCGACGCGACGCCCGAATCGACCGAGTACCGCGCGCTCTCGAAGGACGAGTTGGCCGGCGACGACCACCTCCTGCACGAGGTGTTCGGCCTCCTCGTCCTCGCGCACTACCGGACGGAACCGGACGACTTAGCCCGCCTGCTGGACGCGCCGAACCTCTCCGTGCGGGCGCTGACGCACGAGGGCCACGTCGTCAGCGTCGCCCTCCTCGCCCGCGAGGGCGGCCTCGACGCCGAGACGCGCCGGTCGATGTACGAGGGCGCGCGGGTGCGGGGCAACATGCTCCCGGACGTGTTCACCAGCCAACTGCGGGACGAGGAGGCGGCCGTCCCCGTCGGCTACCGCGTCGTCCGCATCGCCACGCACCACGCCGCCCGGTCCACTGGACTGGGTTCGAAACTGCTCGCCGAGGTTCGCGCGGAGAAGTCGACGAGCGACGAGAAAGTCGATTACCTCGGCGTCGGTTACGGCGCGACGCCGGAACTCCTCTCCTTTTGGCGCGGGAACGGCTACGGGACGGTCCACCTCTCGACGACCCGAAACGACACCAGCGGGGAGTACTCCGCGCTGATGCTCGACCCTCTCACCGACGCCGGAACGGACCTGCGCGACAGGCACGCCGAGTGGTTCCTCGGCCGCCTCTCGGGCGTCCTCGCGGACCCCCTGCGCGATGCCGACCCGGACGTGGTCCGGGCGGCGGTGCGGGCCTGCGGCGCCGTCCCGCCCGTCGACCTGTCGGACCGCGAGTGGCGCGTCGTCGTCGGTGCGTCGTTCGGGCCGGGGATGTACACCACCGCGCCCGACGCCTTCCGGCGACTCGCCCTCCGCGCCCTGAACGACGACGACGCGGCCTGTACCGGGAGAGAGGAGCGATTGCTGGTGAGAAAAGTGCTGCAGGGCCACCCGTGGCCCGCCGTCGCCGACGAACTCGGCTACCACTCGCCGCGGAACGCGATGAAGTCCCTCGGCGACGCCTACGCCGCGGTCGTCGAACAGTACGGCGCGGACGTGGACGCGGTCGTTTCGGAGCGGCGGCGATTCGAGGAGTAG
- a CDS encoding GNAT family N-acetyltransferase: MDVTKSLTFDHADRKDIYDYIESHGIVRESDVRRTLNFEPGALGAHLSVLRREGYIRKVDDKVQVAYEKDDAEVFETDDGEGFTIRTAQQVDLEALVEAIREVAEEGTYIEAETVGEMIDHEEVVLRHNDARSRMVFVATVDDELAGWCHLDLPETAKLRHTAVLTVGLRPKFRGRGMGSRLLERGVDWARERGFEKLYNSVPATNEDAIAFLEAHGWETEAVRGDHYKIGDDYVDEMMMAVRIR, translated from the coding sequence ATGGACGTGACGAAATCGCTGACGTTCGACCACGCGGACCGCAAAGACATCTACGACTACATCGAGAGTCACGGCATCGTCCGCGAGAGCGACGTTCGCCGCACGCTCAACTTCGAACCGGGCGCCCTCGGCGCGCACCTGAGCGTCCTGCGACGGGAGGGGTACATCCGAAAGGTCGACGACAAGGTACAGGTGGCCTACGAGAAGGACGACGCGGAGGTGTTCGAGACGGACGACGGCGAGGGGTTCACCATCCGGACGGCCCAGCAGGTGGACTTGGAGGCCCTCGTCGAGGCGATTCGGGAAGTAGCCGAGGAGGGGACGTACATCGAGGCGGAGACGGTGGGTGAGATGATAGACCACGAGGAGGTCGTCCTCCGGCACAACGACGCGCGCTCGCGGATGGTGTTCGTCGCCACCGTCGACGACGAACTCGCCGGCTGGTGCCACCTCGACCTGCCGGAGACCGCGAAGCTTCGCCACACGGCCGTCCTCACCGTCGGTCTCCGACCGAAGTTCCGCGGGCGCGGGATGGGCAGTCGCCTCCTCGAACGCGGCGTCGACTGGGCGCGCGAACGCGGGTTCGAGAAACTGTACAACTCCGTCCCGGCGACGAACGAGGACGCCATCGCCTTCCTGGAGGCCCACGGCTGGGAGACCGAGGCCGTCCGCGGGGACCACTACAAAATCGGTGACGACTACGTCGACGAGATGATGATGGCGGTCCGCATCCGCTGA